One Paenibacillus sp. FSL W8-0186 genomic window carries:
- a CDS encoding iron-sulfur cluster assembly accessory protein has product MSVKITRNAAKVIKRELDKEENKGLALKVFITHAHGDHAHYGLDLVKPAETDQIVATDKEIDVVIDLNEPLLEGVKIDYLYFPEEGFVITNPSKGNHGDH; this is encoded by the coding sequence ATGAGCGTAAAAATTACCCGCAATGCGGCGAAGGTGATAAAGAGGGAATTGGATAAAGAAGAGAACAAGGGTCTTGCGCTGAAAGTGTTCATCACTCATGCTCATGGGGATCACGCCCATTACGGACTCGATTTGGTCAAGCCTGCCGAGACGGACCAAATCGTGGCTACGGACAAAGAAATCGACGTCGTTATTGATCTGAACGAACCGCTTCTTGAAGGCGTGAAGATCGACTATCTATATTTTCCGGAGGAAGGCTTCGTGATTACGAATCCATCCAAAGGAAATCACGGTGATCACTAG
- a CDS encoding DUF1450 domain-containing protein → MANDIRICDKCNHIRMKTFVPKLQKLAPDAEIKVGCKSYCGPCGKRAFVYINGRYISAPTEDEVLTKAAPFVKKPK, encoded by the coding sequence ATGGCTAATGACATTCGCATATGCGATAAATGCAATCATATACGGATGAAGACGTTTGTGCCCAAGCTGCAGAAGCTGGCTCCGGACGCGGAGATTAAGGTTGGCTGCAAATCTTATTGCGGCCCATGCGGGAAGCGGGCGTTCGTATACATTAACGGACGCTACATCAGCGCTCCGACCGAAGACGAGGTATTGACCAAGGCGGCTCCTTTCGTGAAGAAGCCCAAATAA
- a CDS encoding LTA synthase family protein encodes MPKHPGHSSKFGCKRLWRLIPGILRYRHLEYPLFVFALFWKLRYLHHNLNANNIDMNRLDNLIAIGSLILASFWTLWLSTRARTAALALLNVLLTGVIFADLVYYRYFRDFITVPVLLQAGQVGELGESISSLLLPSDLWLAADWLIAVVILGAWLLLRRLKSERLPQDGERETGASAAQGKERPMSRLLTGLLAFVLGYVLTIGPIQHYKNTWAGELFTGNWWNLSLYNITGLLGFHYYDAYRYAKEHLSSKPALTAEEHKEIQRWFREAAEKRKAHNDTFAAYKNSNVIVVQVEALMNFVIGKQIGGEEITPHLNQLIKDSMYFASYYHQTGQGRTSDADFSSNSSLHPLPTGSVFVRFPNHNYDMLPQILGEHGYETGAYHAYEGSFWNRNAMYKAMGYDHFYNKQHYMMDEPLGWSLGDKSFFRQSLDFMTRESRQPFYAFLVTLTSHHPYQLPASERKLDVGEFQGTLFGSYLESVHYADEALGQLIEGMKQKGIWDHTILYVYGDHDNSLKDKEPYEQFLGRSLSEFDMHQIMNQVPLVIHLPDNGQAGVYQEPAGQLDMAPSLLHLLGIETGSYYMMGNDLFGSGERFVALRSGAFTDGRVYYTPSADGLFEHGECYSLDTRELTDLEQCRRGYEEAKLRLSISDRVIQYNLLREYR; translated from the coding sequence GTGCCGAAGCATCCAGGCCATTCATCGAAATTCGGCTGCAAGCGTCTATGGCGGCTGATTCCGGGCATTTTGCGCTATCGCCATCTCGAATATCCTTTATTCGTCTTCGCCTTGTTCTGGAAGCTCCGCTATCTGCATCACAACTTAAATGCGAACAATATTGATATGAACCGGCTGGATAACCTCATCGCGATCGGGTCGCTGATCCTTGCCTCCTTCTGGACGCTATGGCTGAGCACCCGTGCCCGTACGGCAGCCCTCGCGCTGCTGAATGTCCTGCTTACGGGCGTTATTTTCGCCGATCTTGTGTATTATCGGTACTTCCGTGACTTTATCACGGTCCCCGTCCTGCTTCAGGCGGGCCAGGTCGGTGAACTTGGCGAGAGCATCTCCTCTCTGCTCCTCCCAAGCGACCTGTGGCTTGCCGCCGACTGGCTCATTGCAGTCGTCATACTAGGTGCCTGGCTGCTTCTCCGGCGGCTCAAATCTGAGCGTCTACCGCAGGACGGTGAACGCGAAACCGGCGCTTCCGCTGCACAAGGCAAAGAGCGTCCAATGAGCCGTCTGCTTACGGGACTGTTGGCCTTTGTGCTTGGATATGTCCTGACGATCGGGCCGATCCAACATTACAAGAACACCTGGGCCGGCGAGTTGTTTACGGGCAACTGGTGGAATTTGTCGTTATATAATATCACCGGGCTGCTCGGGTTCCATTATTACGATGCGTACCGCTACGCCAAGGAGCATCTGAGCAGCAAGCCTGCGCTAACCGCAGAAGAACACAAGGAAATCCAGCGCTGGTTCCGCGAAGCCGCAGAGAAGCGCAAGGCACATAACGATACTTTTGCTGCTTATAAGAACAGCAATGTCATCGTCGTTCAGGTGGAAGCCCTGATGAATTTCGTGATTGGGAAACAGATCGGCGGAGAGGAAATCACGCCTCATCTCAACCAGCTCATAAAGGACAGCATGTACTTTGCTAGCTATTATCATCAGACAGGACAAGGGCGTACCTCGGATGCTGATTTTTCCTCGAACAGCTCCCTGCACCCGCTGCCTACGGGTTCAGTCTTCGTCCGCTTTCCGAATCACAATTACGATATGCTCCCGCAAATACTAGGCGAACACGGCTATGAGACAGGGGCTTACCATGCGTACGAAGGCAGCTTCTGGAACCGCAATGCCATGTACAAGGCGATGGGCTATGATCATTTCTATAACAAACAGCATTACATGATGGATGAACCGCTCGGCTGGTCGCTTGGCGACAAATCCTTCTTCCGCCAGTCGCTCGATTTCATGACGCGGGAGAGCCGGCAGCCATTCTATGCCTTTCTAGTAACTCTGACAAGCCATCACCCCTATCAGCTGCCGGCCTCAGAACGCAAGCTAGATGTCGGAGAATTCCAGGGAACCCTTTTCGGCAGCTATCTAGAATCCGTTCACTATGCCGATGAAGCCTTAGGACAGCTCATCGAAGGAATGAAGCAGAAAGGAATATGGGATCATACGATTCTGTATGTATACGGGGATCATGATAATTCGCTTAAGGATAAAGAGCCTTATGAGCAGTTCCTGGGCAGATCATTGTCAGAGTTCGACATGCATCAGATCATGAATCAGGTGCCCCTTGTTATTCATCTGCCGGACAACGGACAAGCCGGCGTCTACCAGGAGCCAGCAGGACAGCTGGATATGGCGCCCTCCCTTCTTCATCTGCTCGGAATTGAGACCGGTTCGTATTACATGATGGGCAACGATTTATTTGGAAGCGGAGAACGCTTCGTCGCGCTGCGCTCGGGGGCATTTACCGACGGGCGCGTGTACTACACTCCTTCCGCCGATGGCCTGTTCGAGCACGGGGAATGCTACAGCCTCGACACTAGAGAGCTGACGGATCTAGAGCAGTGCCGCCGGGGCTATGAAGAAGCGAAACTGCGCCTGTCCATATCAGACCGGGTCATCCAGTACAATCTGCTCCGGGAGTATCGCTAA
- a CDS encoding class I SAM-dependent RNA methyltransferase: MPGPLQLIATSPMGLEAVVARELKELGYEDTKVENGRVNFTGDFIDICRCNLWLRTSDRVLIKMGEFSAVTFDELFEGTKALPWQDWIPAHGEFPVEGRSHKSQLSSVPACQGIVKKAIVEKLKESYRTEWFEETGPRYVIEINLLNDIALLTLDTTGPALHKRGYRKLATEAPLKETMAAAMILLSRWNQNPSRPFYDPCCGSGTLPIEAAMIGWNIAPGLRRSFNAEGWPILPEELWQQAREEAFDAVQDDIPLNIAGSDIDPKAIEIATAAAKSAGLGKEITFEVLPAARIQPQGDYGCLITNPPYGERIGEEKEVRKLISQLGRVAAGLPTWSFFALTPTKQFEHDFQRKADKRRKLFNGRIECQYLQFLGPLPPRH; encoded by the coding sequence ATGCCAGGTCCACTGCAATTAATCGCGACCTCCCCCATGGGACTCGAAGCCGTCGTGGCTAGGGAGCTCAAAGAACTGGGGTACGAAGATACGAAGGTTGAGAACGGGCGAGTGAATTTTACCGGAGATTTCATCGACATTTGCCGCTGCAACTTATGGCTGCGCACGTCAGATCGCGTGCTGATCAAAATGGGTGAATTCTCTGCGGTCACATTCGATGAGCTGTTCGAAGGAACAAAGGCGCTCCCTTGGCAGGACTGGATTCCGGCCCACGGCGAGTTCCCCGTCGAAGGCCGTTCCCACAAATCCCAGTTAAGCAGCGTTCCCGCGTGCCAGGGAATTGTCAAAAAAGCGATTGTCGAGAAGCTCAAGGAATCCTACCGCACCGAATGGTTCGAGGAAACTGGACCGCGCTACGTCATTGAAATCAATCTGCTGAATGACATAGCGCTGCTGACGCTCGATACGACCGGACCGGCATTGCATAAACGCGGCTACCGCAAACTGGCGACCGAAGCTCCTCTGAAGGAGACCATGGCTGCCGCCATGATTTTGCTCAGCCGCTGGAATCAAAATCCGTCGCGCCCATTCTATGACCCTTGCTGCGGATCAGGGACGCTGCCGATTGAAGCCGCGATGATCGGCTGGAATATCGCCCCTGGGCTGCGCCGTTCCTTCAATGCCGAGGGGTGGCCAATCCTTCCCGAGGAACTGTGGCAGCAGGCGCGCGAAGAAGCGTTCGACGCGGTACAGGATGATATCCCGCTGAATATCGCCGGCAGCGACATTGATCCGAAAGCGATCGAGATAGCCACGGCTGCCGCCAAGAGCGCCGGGCTCGGCAAGGAGATCACTTTTGAGGTTCTGCCAGCAGCCAGAATACAGCCTCAGGGAGACTACGGCTGCCTGATCACGAACCCGCCGTACGGCGAGCGGATCGGTGAGGAGAAGGAAGTCCGCAAGCTGATTTCCCAGCTTGGCCGGGTGGCAGCCGGGCTTCCGACCTGGTCGTTCTTTGCGCTCACGCCTACCAAGCAATTCGAGCATGATTTTCAGCGCAAGGCAGACAAACGCCGCAAGCTGTTCAACGGCCGAATCGAGTGCCAATATCTGCAATTTCTGGGTCCCCTTCCTCCGCGGCATTAA
- a CDS encoding class I SAM-dependent methyltransferase: MLTPEQYSEELYAEDEQLNKVKQSIEDSGIRDVSVVPGYGRLLTLLVKSSGAKSALEIGALGGYSGICLARGLSEGGKLVSLELKEENAALARSNMSAAGYGEIVDYRVGPALDSLIELERQGQRFDFFFIDADKENYPVYLEYAIKLALPGAIIAGDNTLLRGRTLNPDKNGPAVLAMRKFNEMIARDERLLSTFLPAFDGLALALVK; the protein is encoded by the coding sequence ATGTTAACCCCTGAACAATACAGCGAGGAATTATACGCTGAGGATGAGCAGTTGAATAAAGTGAAGCAATCGATTGAAGACAGCGGGATCAGGGACGTATCGGTCGTCCCGGGCTACGGCAGGCTGCTGACCTTGCTGGTTAAGTCCTCCGGGGCCAAGTCGGCTCTGGAAATCGGCGCGCTGGGCGGATACAGCGGGATTTGCCTGGCGAGAGGACTTTCCGAGGGAGGCAAGCTGGTGTCCTTAGAGCTGAAGGAAGAGAATGCGGCTTTGGCCCGCAGCAATATGTCGGCAGCTGGTTATGGAGAAATCGTGGACTACCGGGTCGGCCCGGCCCTGGACAGCCTGATCGAGCTGGAGCGGCAGGGGCAGCGGTTCGACTTCTTTTTTATCGATGCAGACAAAGAGAATTACCCGGTATATCTGGAATATGCAATCAAATTGGCTCTACCCGGAGCGATCATCGCCGGGGACAACACGCTGCTGCGCGGCCGTACCCTGAACCCGGACAAAAACGGCCCTGCCGTACTTGCCATGCGCAAGTTCAATGAAATGATTGCCCGGGACGAACGTCTCCTAAGCACCTTTTTACCGGCCTTTGACGGTCTAGCTCTAGCGCTGGTTAAATAG
- a CDS encoding MFS transporter, whose protein sequence is MTMITPFLSLYLARDLNVQGEQAIGFWAGSIFAANFATAFIFQPIWGKLADRYGRKIMLLRSGFGMAIVITLMGFATQPWHLLALRMLNGTISGFNPAAVALVSGTAPKERMGFAMGVVQSGIVAGTILGPLIGGLLAEWVGFRPIFYITGILLFIASVLAMLFVRESFDREEAAHVPQISILQGFMELNKTPQLTALFAVTFLLQFAMLSPMSLLPIYVEHLHGIAANVPFWAGMVTAATGISNMITSPVLGRVSDKIGAHRILTYCLIGAAATLIPQAFVQSVWQLIIVRFLLGIFMGGLLPSVNALIRHYTPDGMESRAFGFNSSTLALGNMLGALIGGFLSGYIGIEGIFIISGVLLLCNTVWVRLKLYSKPKLGSLKQG, encoded by the coding sequence ATGACCATGATCACTCCGTTTCTGTCTCTATACCTCGCAAGGGATTTGAATGTGCAGGGCGAGCAAGCCATCGGTTTCTGGGCAGGATCGATTTTTGCCGCGAACTTTGCCACGGCATTTATTTTTCAGCCGATTTGGGGCAAGCTCGCCGATCGCTACGGCCGCAAAATCATGCTGCTGCGCTCCGGCTTCGGGATGGCCATCGTCATCACATTGATGGGCTTCGCTACGCAGCCCTGGCATTTACTGGCTCTGCGCATGCTGAACGGAACGATATCGGGATTCAATCCCGCCGCGGTCGCACTCGTCTCGGGAACCGCGCCCAAGGAGCGGATGGGCTTTGCCATGGGCGTGGTGCAGTCGGGGATCGTTGCCGGGACGATACTCGGTCCGCTGATCGGCGGCCTGCTGGCCGAATGGGTCGGATTCCGGCCAATATTCTATATTACGGGCATCCTGCTGTTCATTGCCTCTGTCCTCGCCATGCTGTTTGTTCGTGAAAGCTTCGATCGCGAGGAAGCGGCTCATGTCCCGCAAATCTCCATTTTGCAGGGGTTCATGGAGCTGAACAAAACGCCTCAGCTCACAGCGCTGTTCGCAGTAACCTTCCTGCTGCAATTCGCCATGTTAAGCCCGATGTCGCTTCTGCCGATATATGTGGAGCATTTACACGGCATCGCCGCTAACGTGCCGTTCTGGGCAGGCATGGTCACCGCCGCTACCGGCATATCGAACATGATTACCTCGCCCGTCCTGGGCAGAGTCAGCGACAAAATCGGGGCGCACCGCATTTTGACGTACTGCCTGATCGGAGCCGCCGCAACGCTGATTCCTCAGGCCTTCGTGCAAAGCGTCTGGCAGCTGATCATCGTCCGCTTCCTGCTGGGGATATTCATGGGCGGCCTTCTGCCCAGCGTTAACGCACTCATCCGGCATTATACGCCCGACGGCATGGAGAGCCGGGCTTTCGGCTTCAACAGCAGCACGCTCGCGCTGGGGAACATGCTTGGCGCTTTGATCGGAGGCTTTTTGTCCGGCTATATTGGCATTGAGGGCATCTTCATCATTTCCGGCGTGCTTCTCTTATGCAACACCGTCTGGGTCCGCCTGAAACTGTACTCGAAGCCGAAGCTGGGCTCCTTGAAACAAGGCTGA
- the hemE gene encoding uroporphyrinogen decarboxylase, whose translation MSYNDRFIRACLRQEVDRAPVWYMRQAGRYDPEYRKIKEKYSLLEICLQPELAAEVTLMPVKKLGVDAAILYSDIMNPVASIGIDFDIVKDVGPVIHNPIRTKADIDRLKPIDVENDLSHILKTISILDKELDVPLITFAGAPFTLASYLIEGRPSKNYIRTKSLMYGEPQLWHNLMEKLGDMVITYLRAHIKNGGKAFQVFDSWVGALSAKDFEIYVLPTIKRIFTELRDLDVPKIYFPGVSSGELLPTLPGLEADVIGVDWRVPIREGRLRTGGKYAIQGNLDPLVLTAPMEVIKEYAREIIDQGVESPGFIFNLGHGLFPEASLDKLRELTEYVHEYSAEAIARQKQQTV comes from the coding sequence ATGAGTTACAATGACCGGTTTATTCGTGCCTGTCTCAGACAGGAAGTTGATCGTGCTCCTGTTTGGTACATGCGACAGGCGGGAAGATACGATCCGGAGTACCGCAAGATCAAGGAAAAGTACAGCTTGCTTGAAATTTGCCTTCAGCCCGAGCTGGCCGCTGAAGTAACGCTTATGCCTGTCAAAAAGCTAGGCGTGGACGCTGCCATTTTATATTCAGATATTATGAATCCAGTTGCTTCTATTGGTATTGATTTTGATATCGTCAAGGATGTTGGTCCGGTTATCCATAATCCGATTCGGACGAAAGCCGATATTGACCGGCTGAAGCCGATTGATGTCGAGAACGATTTGTCCCACATTTTGAAGACGATCTCGATCCTGGACAAAGAGCTGGACGTTCCGCTGATTACGTTTGCCGGAGCGCCGTTTACGCTCGCCAGCTACTTGATCGAAGGCCGTCCATCCAAAAATTACATCCGCACAAAAAGCCTGATGTACGGCGAGCCGCAGCTTTGGCATAATCTGATGGAGAAGCTCGGCGATATGGTGATCACCTATTTGCGCGCCCATATCAAGAATGGAGGCAAGGCATTTCAGGTGTTCGACAGCTGGGTAGGCGCATTGTCGGCCAAGGATTTTGAAATCTATGTCCTGCCGACGATTAAACGTATTTTTACCGAGCTTCGGGATCTGGATGTTCCGAAAATTTATTTTCCAGGCGTAAGCTCGGGAGAACTGCTGCCGACATTGCCGGGTCTTGAGGCTGATGTCATTGGCGTGGACTGGCGCGTTCCGATTCGCGAAGGCCGCCTTCGGACGGGCGGGAAGTATGCCATCCAAGGCAATTTAGATCCTTTAGTATTAACCGCGCCTATGGAAGTTATTAAGGAATATGCCCGGGAAATCATCGATCAGGGCGTCGAATCGCCAGGATTCATTTTCAATCTGGGTCATGGGCTGTTCCCCGAAGCATCACTGGACAAGCTCCGCGAGCTAACAGAGTACGTTCATGAATACTCTGCCGAAGCGATCGCCCGTCAGAAACAACAGACGGTATAA
- the hemH gene encoding ferrochelatase produces MNKIGVLVMSYGTPESLDQVEAYYTHIRRGNPPTEEQLKELKDRYEAIVGGVFPLRANTDSQVAALQETLDRLNPDKGLQFVCYQGLKHARPFIEDGVAKMAEDGITEAVGIVLAPHYSVMSVGGYIKRAQAKAEECGLKMKFIESYHLHPKLIQAFAERVSAKLDLFEEAGAERSKVKVLFSAHSLPEKILAMGDPYQDQLLATSAAVAEKAGAGSWQFTWQSAGRTAVPWLGPDILDTLRTLSQEQVEDVLVAPVGFVSDHLEILYDLDIEAKAIAKELDIRLERIDSLNTDPLYMETLSEVILNTQAKE; encoded by the coding sequence ATGAACAAAATTGGTGTATTGGTAATGTCATACGGAACGCCGGAGAGCCTGGACCAGGTAGAGGCCTATTACACGCATATCCGACGGGGGAATCCGCCTACGGAGGAACAGCTAAAAGAGCTTAAAGACCGCTACGAAGCGATCGTGGGAGGCGTGTTTCCTCTTCGGGCCAACACAGACAGCCAGGTCGCAGCCCTACAGGAGACGCTGGATCGGCTCAATCCGGACAAAGGGCTACAATTCGTATGCTATCAAGGCTTGAAGCATGCGCGCCCATTTATCGAGGATGGTGTAGCCAAAATGGCTGAAGACGGAATTACGGAAGCGGTCGGCATCGTCCTGGCCCCCCATTATTCCGTGATGAGCGTTGGCGGCTATATCAAGCGTGCTCAGGCCAAGGCCGAGGAATGCGGCCTGAAAATGAAGTTTATCGAGAGCTATCACCTTCATCCGAAGCTGATTCAGGCCTTTGCCGAACGCGTATCCGCCAAGCTGGATTTGTTCGAGGAGGCGGGAGCCGAGCGGAGCAAGGTCAAGGTATTGTTCAGCGCGCACAGCCTGCCGGAGAAAATCCTGGCCATGGGCGATCCTTACCAGGATCAGCTTCTGGCGACCTCCGCCGCCGTTGCGGAGAAGGCAGGGGCAGGCTCCTGGCAGTTTACTTGGCAAAGCGCGGGTCGTACCGCTGTGCCTTGGCTTGGGCCGGATATTCTCGATACGCTCCGCACCCTTAGCCAGGAGCAGGTCGAGGATGTGCTCGTAGCGCCGGTCGGTTTCGTATCCGACCACCTCGAGATACTGTACGATCTGGATATCGAAGCGAAGGCTATCGCCAAGGAGCTCGACATCCGGCTGGAACGGATTGATTCTTTAAATACCGATCCGTTATACATGGAGACATTAAGTGAGGTCATCCTTAACACTCAGGCAAAGGAATGA
- the hemG gene encoding protoporphyrinogen oxidase produces the protein MSDASRKVVIVGGGLTGLSAAFYIRKFYKEKGCKPEITIIEKDKVLGGKIETLHRDGFVIEKGPDSFLARKTAMVDLAKELEIDHELVTTNPEAKKTYIVNQGRLHPMPSGLVLGVPTEIGPFLRSGLVSWSGKLRALTDLVRAPRKSTEDESLGNFIERRLGAEVLSNMTEPLLAGIYAGDTYRLSLQSTFPQFGEMERKYGSLIKGMMTGKKPVETHTGTKKSAFLTFRQGLQSLVHALVHDLDDVEQRLESAVIAVEPRSGEQAGYEVVLASGERVAADDVVVTTPAFAAADLLRPLVDVTELDAINYVSVANVVLAFEREDVSGSFDGSGFLVPRKEGRNITACTWTGVKWLHTSPEDKMLLRCYVGRFGDEEKVSYPDEELIALVRKDLRELMNITAEPLFAEITRLPKSMPQYPVNHLRHIAEFRSRLDRMLPGIYATGAAFEGVGLPDCIRQAKELAGQMADRLAR, from the coding sequence ATGAGCGATGCGTCCCGCAAGGTAGTCATTGTCGGCGGGGGCTTGACCGGACTTAGCGCGGCTTTCTATATCCGCAAATTTTATAAGGAAAAGGGATGCAAACCGGAAATAACGATCATCGAAAAGGATAAAGTCCTTGGCGGCAAGATCGAAACTTTGCATCGCGACGGCTTCGTCATCGAGAAAGGGCCGGATTCCTTCCTGGCCCGCAAGACGGCGATGGTCGACCTGGCCAAGGAGCTTGAAATCGATCACGAGCTGGTCACGACAAATCCCGAAGCGAAGAAAACGTATATCGTCAATCAGGGACGGCTGCACCCGATGCCGTCCGGTCTAGTGCTCGGAGTTCCGACAGAGATCGGCCCCTTTCTGAGATCCGGGCTCGTCAGCTGGAGCGGCAAGCTTCGGGCGCTGACGGATCTCGTGCGAGCGCCACGGAAGAGCACGGAAGACGAGTCGCTAGGGAATTTCATCGAACGCCGCCTGGGAGCGGAAGTGTTAAGCAATATGACGGAGCCGCTGCTCGCGGGCATTTATGCGGGGGATACATATCGTCTTAGCCTGCAATCGACGTTCCCGCAGTTCGGTGAAATGGAGCGTAAGTACGGCAGCCTGATCAAGGGCATGATGACGGGCAAAAAGCCTGTAGAGACGCATACCGGAACGAAGAAAAGCGCATTTCTGACCTTTCGTCAAGGACTGCAAAGCCTGGTGCATGCTCTTGTCCATGACTTGGACGATGTGGAGCAGCGGCTGGAATCGGCGGTTATCGCGGTTGAGCCGCGCAGCGGCGAGCAGGCAGGCTATGAGGTCGTTCTCGCTTCCGGCGAAAGGGTTGCTGCCGACGACGTGGTTGTGACGACGCCGGCGTTTGCCGCCGCCGATTTGCTGCGGCCGCTCGTTGACGTCACCGAGCTGGACGCCATTAACTACGTTTCCGTAGCGAACGTAGTGCTTGCTTTCGAGCGGGAGGATGTCAGCGGATCGTTTGACGGTTCCGGATTCCTGGTTCCGCGTAAGGAGGGACGCAATATTACGGCCTGTACGTGGACGGGCGTGAAGTGGCTGCACACCAGCCCCGAGGACAAGATGCTCCTCCGCTGCTATGTCGGACGCTTCGGCGATGAGGAGAAAGTGTCTTATCCGGACGAGGAGCTGATCGCGCTGGTCAGGAAAGACTTGCGGGAGCTGATGAATATTACGGCGGAGCCGCTGTTCGCGGAAATTACCCGCCTGCCGAAGTCCATGCCGCAGTATCCCGTGAATCATTTACGGCATATTGCCGAGTTCAGGTCCCGGCTGGACAGGATGCTGCCCGGCATTTACGCTACGGGCGCTGCCTTTGAAGGCGTCGGCCTGCCGGATTGCATCCGCCAAGCTAAAGAATTGGCCGGACAAATGGCCGACCGGCTTGCCCGCTAG
- a CDS encoding CapA family protein, with the protein MYPPRSDKYRKRKQEKQRRYSRFWLTINVSLIIAIIALGAYYYVGEIIAPNTEGSQDPASVQHPADHPADPPNESDAQSRADETNSGYDTDTDPAQSVDPAGAKAGEGMDSGQSPPPSDEDDGGLPAPNEQDPEELLHLHFAGDTIFSGSIASKLEKEGYHYPYEYIRELFESDDLSVLNLETPVTERGTPAEDKSFVFKAPPKVLSPMREAGVDAVNLANNHTLDQGVEGLLDTTKHLHDHDIHYFGAGKNKQEAYAPLYLERKGITIALCGFSRVIPHSDWAAGKNKPGLAVAYDSAEAVKAVQSARQNADLVIVVAHWGKERTTKLEKHQTSLAHAFIDAGADLIIGGHPHVLQGMERYKGKWIVYSTGNFIFTKKSSAPDTWDTAVFEAKCSKKGDCQMKLLPFRTEVGQPVPLQGEEGAEVLRKVESLSKNIAIDASGAVHSLIDG; encoded by the coding sequence ATGTACCCACCAAGATCAGATAAATACCGCAAGCGAAAACAGGAGAAACAGCGCAGGTACAGCCGCTTCTGGCTTACGATCAATGTATCGCTGATCATCGCGATCATTGCTTTGGGCGCCTATTACTACGTCGGAGAGATCATTGCTCCGAACACGGAGGGCAGCCAGGATCCGGCTTCTGTTCAGCATCCTGCCGATCACCCAGCGGATCCGCCGAACGAGAGCGACGCCCAGTCCAGGGCGGATGAAACCAATTCTGGCTATGATACGGATACGGATCCGGCGCAAAGCGTCGATCCGGCTGGCGCCAAGGCAGGTGAGGGGATGGATTCAGGCCAGTCTCCACCGCCTTCCGATGAGGATGACGGCGGGTTACCTGCGCCAAACGAACAGGATCCTGAGGAGCTGCTGCATTTACATTTCGCCGGAGACACGATTTTCTCGGGAAGCATTGCATCGAAGCTGGAGAAGGAAGGCTATCATTATCCTTATGAATATATTCGTGAACTATTTGAAAGCGACGATTTAAGCGTGCTGAATCTGGAGACTCCGGTTACAGAACGCGGAACGCCGGCGGAGGATAAATCCTTCGTGTTCAAGGCGCCGCCCAAAGTGCTGTCCCCGATGCGTGAAGCGGGGGTTGACGCCGTCAACCTGGCCAATAACCATACGCTGGACCAGGGCGTCGAAGGATTGCTCGATACGACGAAGCATTTGCATGACCATGACATCCATTACTTCGGAGCAGGGAAAAATAAACAGGAAGCTTATGCCCCTTTGTATCTGGAACGAAAAGGAATTACAATTGCGCTCTGCGGGTTTAGCCGCGTCATCCCCCATTCAGATTGGGCGGCAGGCAAGAACAAGCCCGGCCTGGCCGTTGCCTATGATTCGGCGGAGGCTGTTAAAGCGGTGCAGAGCGCCAGGCAAAATGCTGACCTAGTGATCGTCGTGGCCCACTGGGGTAAGGAACGGACGACGAAACTGGAGAAGCATCAGACCTCGCTGGCTCACGCATTTATCGATGCCGGGGCGGATCTGATTATCGGCGGCCACCCTCACGTGCTTCAAGGCATGGAACGTTATAAAGGCAAATGGATTGTTTACAGCACCGGTAATTTTATTTTTACCAAAAAATCATCGGCTCCCGATACTTGGGATACTGCCGTATTTGAAGCCAAATGTTCGAAGAAGGGCGATTGCCAGATGAAGCTGCTGCCTTTCCGTACGGAAGTCGGCCAGCCGGTTCCGCTGCAGGGCGAGGAAGGGGCGGAGGTTCTCAGAAAGGTGGAGAGCCTGTCTAAAAATATCGCTATTGACGCCAGCGGCGCCGTACACAGTTTAATTGACGGTTAA